The DNA region tatttgcctaagatgtattattttagatttttctctatcaatttagtgaatttttcCTACCCACATCTACTAATATGCTTAACCCGGATTCCTCATGATGAAGAgtctaatttatgtattttctctcccaaatccctttgcaaagATAGAATTATAAACAGCATTAAGTATAAAGATGTATGTAAGACCTTCTTAAAACTAATGCATGTAAGACTTTCCTTGACTTCTATTAAGGATTATCGTCtcccgagcgtctaacccctaaagaTAATGCAAGAatgaatgatacatgaaattaaaataataaaggataataggaaagaaagcATCTGATTGCATTGATAGATATGAAATATTACAATACATctgttggctttttaggcctatCACGCCCTAACTAAGAGGggtttagtctctcattgtcatgagactTTTACAAGGGATTGAGATGGATGGAAAAAGATGATGAATGAATAAAGAGAGAGGATTTCCCCTAAGGAATAGACCCAGTGTGTAGGTTCTGAGAGTTCGTCCCCCTCCTTCTTGGCTTGACTTCCTTTTTATAGCTACGGGAATAGATTTGAGCTTGATGTAAAAAATCTTTCTTATTGATATCTTCTggatctttttttatttgtaattttaatcctTCCGCAAGCcatagataagaaaaatatcaatttctatcatttaagccaaagataactgctaaataatcatttttaaagatattttcctCCAAAACGCTTGAAatcttcttttgaattttgctaATCAAAGATagcaaagatattaatttttctattattttattaaaaacaacagtaaagtaaagaaattgcAATCATTCTTAGTCAAAATTGTCATCCATAATCACCTATATGTTCTTCTAAATAATGGTTGCAGTGTATAGGTTTGATTGTCAAGCCAAATATCAATGTAGCTTACCATTACTGCATTGCTTCATATGGGGAAGGTAAGTGTTAAGcacaaatactttttttttatcaataagaaTCAAAGGCAGTATAGTTTACAGCACTCACACAATCTGTTCAACCAACTAATTTAGTCCTATTTGGTTTAAGCACAGACACTCCTTCTTGAGATTTTAGGAGTATTGGACACATTTTCAATACTGACACCTCTAACACCTTTACAACACATGTTTAACACTGCTCTGCTCATGGCGTGtccaattaaaagaatatttttttattagcttgAATATTTGAGCTAATATTTCCAAACAATTAGATACTTAGGACACTggtattatagaaaaaaaatttaataaaaataatatttttcaaacatttataaaagtcatgtaaatataatattaaaaaataatttcttagtATTTTTTCCTAGGCTcactatcataaaaaaatataaagttcaTTAGGTTGTTTTAAGAATATGAATATACTTTTCTTGAAGATACAATTCATTTTCTGGTAAAGACACTTAAGTGCTTAGGTTGTAAAATaatgatcattttttatatttttgtgaagCCTATTATTTATAAAAGGTGAACATACAAATCTTGATTGTCAATATAGATTTTGTCATTTTACTTGTGTATAAGTGTGTGCAGTTGGTGTTTGGTTGTCATAGATTTCAGAGATTAGTCATGTCAGAGTCTTTTCTTTTAGACTGTAAGACATTTGGGATTGAAAGGTGAAACACAAGGCGGGTGCTCCCgccttgtaattttattttgtgtggTAGAGGATGGtaatatgataatataataattgctGGAGGAGATACCTAGGTTGCACTGCGGGTGAAGAGTCGTCCATCAAACATGACGGATATTGATATTACTAGCTTTGATTGaaaactattttcttttcatatttttgcaCCTGTCATACTGTACCTTAGACTTGAAAGCTGAATAAACAATACAGTTTGATGATTTGCATTTCTCTTTGCCTTAATAGATAAGAAGGTTGATGATTCGCCAAAGAAGGTTGTCTGTTCTTGTTCCATATTGTGAAGAGAGTTTGTGAGTTGGATATGCGTATCCTCATACATCAATCACTCATGAACTGTAGAAATCATCTGCCTGAACAAACCCCTATTTCAGCATTCCTGTGTAAAGTACGTATACGAGCAATTATATACTTATAGAAAAGTTTGTGTTAATGGTGACTTCCGAAGATGCTGTCATTCTTTTATTACAAGGTCTACAGAGTTGATGACATTGTAACCATTGATTGCTAGTGTCGTGCATCAAGTTGTCGTTTTGCATTTGCATTTGCAATGACGTGCGTGATATCTCTTGAGCAGTGTTCACTTTCTCATTTCAGTTTATCATGGACATGGATAATTCACCAACAACTCTGTTTCCTGGTTAAACGTATTTCAACTTGTCCAAGTAAGAAGCTCGGACTGAATCTCTCTATGAACGTGATGAAAATGTGAACTAGGAAGGCACAAAAAGTTACGTGAATCTTTTTTCCCAAAACAAAATAAGCAAATATGTTAAGTATACTAAAATGAAAAGATTTTcgtgaaatatataatttattttattaatacactttttttgtaTTCTTAACATCATTTTTATAGGCTTACAAAAGCATTAACAAAATGCGGTAAGATAATTCTTTTGAGTACTTTCTAGTGAATACTGCGATACGAATCAACTTATACATTCCTTTAGATCTgtttgatttattaaaaaaatatggtattggacaacataaatattattaaaaatggtGTTAAGAATTACAGCTTTTATGAACacgttttataaaaaagaaatacaacTTTCAGAAATTACGAGTTTTTCCCCTAAGTCGtgttctataaataaaaaaataaaataaaaatacaaggtCGTGTTTCAAAGCACAGgttttttaagatttattcgttaccgtaaataaaaataaaatattcctaatatgtaaaaaaagcagtaataattatgaaatataCGTAAATGAGAAATATCAAAAGGAATATCTTCGTGCTAAGGAAacacttattaattttttatatattttacctcatttttttaatttggcatATTTTACCTCCGATTtataagaatattatgaattttatcatattattttactactaacataattatactttttgctcctaacttctttttttttgaaaaattttgttcccaacttgtaaattttttggcaaattttacacctaattttttttgacaaatattACCCCAAACTTTTATGTTTACAAATGGATAAATGGTAAAGGGTAAATTTGGCAAGATTAAAGGTTAAGGGTGAATTAcgccaaataaaaaaattgagagtaaaatgcatcaaattaaaaaattaagataaaatttgccaaaaaaattgaagtgtAACTAagcaaaatatataaacaaatagaTAAAAGCGACTTTTTGACCAAAAtgggttgataaaaaaaatatttacatattataagAGATTGTTGTCACATAACAGGTATTTGGAATCCACTAACccgatattaaaaatatatttctattcaCTTAATTTAATGTCGATCAATTCGATGTAAAATACCTATTGATGACTATTTTGTTGAATAGAACAaacaaaattcataattaatttattgatcaAAATATGTTACAAGTTTGGAAACATGCTCACAGACTATTTTTTTGCAAGGTAAGTTTTACACTATTGTAGTTaaatctaaattaatttattaaacatgttattattttttagatacaatttcttaaatattcttaatagttattttttaatttgtcataatttttttcaaacaatttttaaaacaattttttctatcataattatagaaatttttatttatattaataaaaaacatgattatgttcattttttattttatataagttatataaagaaaatcaatttatttttataaaaaacaaataaatggagTCATTGACTTGAAATTGAGTAAAAATGGGATACTAAATCTAGTTATTAAATAGCTAGTTAGCATTAGGTAGGCCGATGTTAAATACTTGACATAAGGATCATATAATGTCTCTAATATCCTATATGACAAAAATCATCAATTATAataggtaaatatttttttgaccaaTCTATTCTTATTATTAGTTTTCGTTTTGAATCCATTTTAATCATAAAGCCAATAAAAACAGCATATGTTCTCAAAATCTGCTCTTTCAATCTCAAATGTAAACCATTGttagttcatatatatatatatatatatatatatatatatatatatatatatatatatatatatatatatatatatatatatatatatatatatatatatatattattcttggGTAATGATAAAAATTAGGAGAAAGATTAGCACGAAAGTTGACAATGATAACTGAGACAGTAATTAAGATTATTTGTTCATTTCAATTTATTAAGACAGTAGTATATAATATCAGATGGAGGGTGGTGATAGAGTGCTAATTTTACTCTATCACTACTCCTAAGAAAAAGGGAATACATTTGTATAGTCCTAGATGTTATTAATCCATGGATAATATTTAGCCAAGCGTTAACATCATATTATTCTaagcataaataaaataaaactacaatTTATAAATATCTAGCTCCATTTTATATAATCCTTGAATCACTTAATCATCTTTCTTTTGGGCCTCTTTGGATCCATTCTATCAGGTTTGTTAACCGCAAAGTAGAGAGGAAACAGAGAGTGGAAAAGGGAAGGTAGTTGCATATTTAAAGGAGATAATGGCACCATTGCGGAAGCGCTTTCCGTCATTAACGAGGCAGTCATTGTAGAGAAGGCGCTTGAAGATTTTAGGGTTTATGAGACGCGAAGAACTGAACATGCCACAAGCAACGTGAATTTCAGAGATGTTGCAGCCACTCACGCACGTATTCGCTATCTCAACTGTGTATGTGGGAATGCCACTTGGGAGTCGTTCCGTCGGACTTTGGTTTATTTGTATAACGGACTTACTGCACTTTTCCTCTACCCTCTTTCCTCTTCTGCTACCTTCAGCTTCTGCTTCACACATTGCTGCATCACattatttgatgaaaaatattattactgaGAATGTAATTCTCATAAAAACATCAATATTTAATGGACCCTCACTAACCACAAATACTAAAATCcgacataaaataaaaacagataGTTTAGGTAGTAAAACTAAAATGAaccataatattaatttaatccttaaaaatatttatgatgcATGCTGAACAAATAAACAGActaaaatacttaattaatttaaacaataaGCAAAAAAAACAGCATAAGAACAAAAACAGCAATATAACAAAACGACCAAACTGCAACCGtgcaacataataaaaaatttgcgGTAAGTTTATATGAATCTGACTAACTCACTTGCAACAAAAGCGAGGACTCCGAGGATGAACAAGGATGAGGTCACGGTCGAGCGTGAGATTTCCATTGAATTACAACGGAAGCACTGAAACGCCCAAAAAGAATTACTATCGTTGAGgtagaaaattaaaagaaatccaTACTATGACATTCATATGTTACTAATTGCATGATTGATTTCAcgttaaattcttttaaaatactatacaattaatgtgattttagataaatttttatatatttaattttacgaAGAATTaagtttgaattcaaaatttcaaaagtaaCTATGAGATGAAGTAATTTTTATATAGAATTTTactaatgatttaattttataataaatataatagaacTATTAATCAAACATAAATCACATTTTTTCTGATTAATTCGGTCAACAGTGATCCAAAAACTCACCAAAGGGATAATACAGTGACCACagtgcataaaaattaaatcagaaaCTATGAAagtgaaaagggagaaggagaATGTAGGAATGGACAAAAACTGCATGAAGTGAATTTTTATTGGGAAAATCAGAAACGACAAATCATGACAAAAAGGTAAACATGTATGTATATACGAGTGCTCATATTTCATACCCATGCAGATAGAGGAGAAAAGAAGCACACTCACCTTTGAAATTGAAACTATGAAAGCTAGCGAGGATTTTGCAGAGCTGCAGCAAGGCAAAGACAGAATTGTCTCTCTATATATCCTGGCATACATAAGGACAAAGAAAACGTATATATGGAAATTCTCAAGGCCATATTAATTAGTTGACatatctgtttttatttttttgtaattaatgaattactttaactaaattttattttctataatattttCCTTATTGTGATCCatgtttctttaattatttgtaagagAGTAATAATTTATGAGAAAAATGGTTAtacacaaataataaaaagttttacacTATTGTCCAATTATAATTTGTCATATAtggtaaatttattaattttttaaataattatttaaagtaatttaaatgatgatttgtgattgaataagTGTAGATATATTATAATACATAGGCActaaattcattttatattattttaaaaataaatttaaaacttggaatatatatatatatatatatatatatatatatatatatatatttcttttgttctt from Glycine soja cultivar W05 chromosome 8, ASM419377v2, whole genome shotgun sequence includes:
- the LOC114424716 gene encoding TPD1 protein homolog 1-like; this translates as MCEAEAEGSRRGKRVEEKCSKSVIQINQSPTERLPSGIPTYTVEIANTCVSGCNISEIHVACGMFSSSRLINPKIFKRLLYNDCLVNDGKRFRNGAIISFKYATTFPFPLSVSSLLCG